The following is a genomic window from Raphanus sativus cultivar WK10039 unplaced genomic scaffold, ASM80110v3 Scaffold3413, whole genome shotgun sequence.
AATCAGAGGAGGAACTAAGAGAGTTGTTGCAGAAACAGAACCAATGCGGTGAGACCGCGCTTTATGTTGCGGCAGAGTATGGAGACGCAGAGGTGGTTGCAGAGCTCATCAAGTACTATGATTTAGATGATGCAGAGACCAAAGCTAGAAATGGGTTCGATCCTTTCCACATTGCTGCTAAACAAGGCGAATTAGGTATGCAAATTTTGGTTCTCACGTTTTGAAAACATTGTTCATTATAGCTACACTTTTCAATGTATTCATAATGAATGTGATACAAAAATGTAACCACAAAATATCACTTATTAAGCTACAATAACAATActagtttttaaagttttatgaTCATTATGTTGAAGCTCTATTTAACCAACGTGTTTTTGCTATTTAATCTTTGACAGTTTTGTTCTACTACTAATCTAACATAGTAgttttgtttaatctttttgggtcaagattttatttatatatttacttgatGGAAGTTGAAACCTTTTTTATGTTGGTAGAGGTTTTGAGAATACTAATGGAGGAACATCCGGAGCTAGCAATGACAGTGGACTTATCAAACACGACGGCTCTACACACGGCGGCAGCTCAGGGACACGTGGAGGTCGTGGAGTATCTTCTAGAAGCCGCAGGGAGTAGCCTAGCGGCGATCGCAAAGAGTAACGGCAAAACGGCTTTACACTCAGCGGCAAGGAACGGTCATACGGAAGTAGTGAAAGCGATAGTGGCTGTTGAGCCGGACACGGCGACAAGGACCGATAAAAAAGGTCAGACGCCACTTCACATGGCGGTGAaaggacaaaaccttgatgttGTGGTTGAGCTAATGAAAGGGCACCGGTCCTCGTTGAATATGGTTGATTCTAAAGGGAACACTGCGTTACATGTTGCTACTAGGAAAGGTCGCATTAAGGTACGTACGTTCTTGCATGTTAACATGTTAATGATTTGTGTTattgtaataacataatttattGAGATTTTATTGTCGCTGTAGATAGTGGAGTTGCTTCTAGAGAACAACGAGACGAGCACAAAAGCGATAAACAGAGCTGGAGAAACGCCTCTCGACACAGCCGAGAAAATCGGCCATCCCAAGATAGCCGCGGTTCTCAAAACCCGTGGCGTTCCCTCAGCTAAGTCCATCAACAACACTACTCGGCCAAACCCGGCGCGTGAGCTCAAACAAACGGTGAGCGACATCAAACACGAGGTTCACGACCAGCTAGAACACGCTCGAGAGACTAGGAAACGCGTTCAGGGAATCGCCAAACGCATAAACAAAATGCACGTCGAGGGTCTAGACAATGCTATTAACTCCACCACAGTTGTTGCTGTTTTAATCGCCACAGTCGCTTTTGCCGCCATTTTCACGGTGCCGGGACAATACGCTGACGAACAGAGTTCCCTCACTCCGGGACAATCTCTTGGAGAAGCTAACATAGCCGATAACCCCGCGTTTGcgattttctttatatttgattCCATCGCTCTTTTTATATCTTTAGGGGTTGTCGTGGTTCAAACCTCGGTGGTTGCGATTGAGCACAAGGCGAAAAAGAATATGATGGCTATCATAAATAAGCTGATGTGGCTAGCGTGCGTTTTGATATCGGTAGCGTTTTTGGCGTTAGCATTTGTGGTCGTTGGCGAGGACGAGAGGTGGCTAGCGGTTGGAGTAACGGTGTTTGGTGCGACTATAATGCTCACGACGATTGGGACTATGTGTTATTGGGTCATTAGGCATAGGATCGAGGCTTCGAATGTAAGAAGCGCGAGGAGAGAGTCAATGGCAAGAACGAGACAATCAGGACTGATGGATTTTTCTGGGATTTTGACAAAGAGAATGTATGCTATTTAGTGATCAAGAGACAAGTACGTATGTGTTTTGTTACGTCTTGATCTTGATACCATGTGGAATAAGTaaccgaagtatttttttttttttttgcaatttttgtTTGTGTTATTTGGTTTTGAGCGCATCATTACTAGCgttaacattaaaaattaaaggtCTTATTCTCAATAGAACATGTCAATGATACAACATTTTAAAGAAAtagtttaattctttttttaaagtaaaaatatatttcagtcGAAACATGTTTTTGAtgcaattttattatatttgctAGTTGATAAGTGAATGGCTTCACCCGATTCCAAAATAACTTTTAGAAATTAGGTGGCGTTGACAATTTTTGTTATtgtgttattattttattctgtGATTATATGCTAAACCTCATTTTTAAAGTGTAACTATATAATCTTGTAtcaacaccaaaaaaaatatataatattttattagcaAACATCTAGTTCCAAAAATCATGCTTGAACACGGGTTTAATACAAAATAGTATAACTACTTACCTATATAATTTGAATATAAGTATAAGGAAAATTAGAATGAAAtggttacataaaataatatgtatcACTGACTTAAATGAATTAATCATACATCTACCAATAAAATTCACCTGAAATAAGTTAGTTTGCAACTCGAAGAGTATATGTATCTTCATCCTTAATATAACTATAAAAGTTAATTTTCAAAAGCATTATCTAAATAGTCAATATGCTAAAAATGTGACAAACAAGCTGACTTTTTGGCTCTTATAACTCTTTTTGAACAAAGGCTGTACAGCTCATCTAGATTTGCAAGCAATTATTTACCTATTGACACTTACCACTTTGTGTGCCTGTATTTGGATGattttgaagaagaaagatgtcATTTTATTTAAGCTTAAACTTCTTTTGTCAACAACTTTTTCATTGTCTATGAATCATTTCTTATATACAAAGATGTGTTTGTATTATTTTAGACCTCGTCTAGTTTAAATGGagaaatataaatgtatatgttCTCTTGAAAATATTTGGTTTAGGTTTATcacatcattttaatataaatttgaatgatATTCTGAGTTTACTTTCAGATGattcattaataaaaaatatattttaacgaAAGTTGTTGATTATTACTTTTAAATGACGTGGTTAGCATGCAGTTTAATAAATGTATGCTATTTAGTGATCTTGATACagaaaaatatactttaaaagTTCCAATCTTGAAAACATGTGAAAGAGGTAACCAACATATATTAATTCATGaaagttttgttgttttttctttccattTATGGTTTTGAAGCCATCATCCTTAGTGTGAACATTAAACTTTTCTTTCtctgtagattttttttgttacaaatttttcaaatttttatcaaAGAAAATGGAATAACTATCTAGAAATAATATCCGACGAAATCATTCATTATTACAAAACTTGAAATCTTAAACAAAGAAATTGAATTAAAGCTCTCAAGCATAAACCAATCCTATATAGGATTGGTACTACTGATTCAAGCGGGATGGGTGAATATTCCTCATTTGGTTATGTTTCATCTTCATGTTCAAAGAGATAGTGTAGAAGAAACCTCAGATCCCCTAAATATAAGATATCGCCTGCAAACAATTCAGTGAAGCAGAAAAGGTCTTGGATGATTGGTCACTCTACGACGGTGCTTGATCGCCACGAATCTAGCGCCATACTAAACAACATTTTTGTTATACAAAATGTTTTTTAAGTAAGAACTTCCAAAAGAAATATGATTTTGATGCATTTTCTTAAATTAGTTTGTTGATAATTGAATGACCTCAACCTTTTTTAGTATAGCTAACGTGTTAgcattttattcatttatttaatatactaAACCATGTTTTGATAATgggaaattaataaaatttgtaacatCATCtttgtaatataatattttagtagtAGTATTCAACTCCAAGAACAAGTTTCAACTGTGTAAACATATAGCACAGTTTTATTGATGTAAGTTTTGAATATAATGGGAAAGAGTTAAACCAGTTATTTTGTCAATCAATCGTTAAACCTAGAATTCAGTGGTTAAAGAAAATACTAGTATAAGTGAACTGAAtgaatcttatataataaagttgagtttttttttctccttcaggggaaaaatgccatgtggcattctccttttaataattaaaaaatttctcaactttatttaatgtgttttggtgttaTTGTTACtaggtgttagtttatttttgttattgacaatttattacaatgatgttttaattttagattgaaagtttaatttattatgaattttatgtcttgattttctttagatttcataactcttatgttacatattttttaaaaatattttttaactatttcttaatgttttgtatgtcaaataaaaatacaaaaatggaaactaaagttaactattttcaaaaaaaattaaacataaaatagatacatatccaaactattatttatgtttgaaaacatataaaatattaactttaatttttatatatttattttcatagctaatatattattttataataaaactaattcatttactaaaccgcGGTTCACCCACGGTTGATCCAATGATACAgagacccggtaaatcgtctgattcagtgtccgggtcgggtgtcaaaacattggtttataggatttctttatatttgatgttgacgatggaaaATGGAGCCTCTACGATTTCCCTTCTTTAATGCAATCGGCGTAACCGccatataatcaatctagaaatttcactcatcccactctaataatgtttagtaactGATGacgattcaagtccaaaagactaacatttgaTCTATTGGTATTGGCACATGaactctatggtatcttcccatgttacactatgcaaggaaaccaataacttccctgatg
Proteins encoded in this region:
- the LOC130506568 gene encoding ankyrin repeat-containing protein At5g02620-like, yielding EEASTSTSTPVAAKPTVVKKTMSKQFTGKREDSPLHSAVRRGDFSAVKKILSDHIESEEELRELLQKQNQCGETALYVAAEYGDAEVVAELIKYYDLDDAETKARNGFDPFHIAAKQGELEVLRILMEEHPELAMTVDLSNTTALHTAAAQGHVEVVEYLLEAAGSSLAAIAKSNGKTALHSAARNGHTEVVKAIVAVEPDTATRTDKKGQTPLHMAVKGQNLDVVVELMKGHRSSLNMVDSKGNTALHVATRKGRIKIVELLLENNETSTKAINRAGETPLDTAEKIGHPKIAAVLKTRGVPSAKSINNTTRPNPARELKQTVSDIKHEVHDQLEHARETRKRVQGIAKRINKMHVEGLDNAINSTTVVAVLIATVAFAAIFTVPGQYADEQSSLTPGQSLGEANIADNPAFAIFFIFDSIALFISLGVVVVQTSVVAIEHKAKKNMMAIINKLMWLACVLISVAFLALAFVVVGEDERWLAVGVTVFGATIMLTTIGTMCYWVIRHRIEASNVRSARRESMARTRQSGLMDFSGILTKRMYAI